A genomic window from Methanovulcanius yangii includes:
- the fhcD gene encoding formylmethanofuran--tetrahydromethanopterin N-formyltransferase — protein MELNGVLIEDEYAEAFPNWACRVVITAINEKWAIQAATEATGFATSAIGCPCEAGIERILDPSETPDGRPGVAVMFFAGGKKKLKEQVVERLAECVLTSPTTAVFDGMPEAEERIDVKLHFFGDGYEHKIEVGGRNCWAIPIMNGEYIGEEEFGIVKGIAGGNFFIMGESVPAALMAAEAAVDAIAKEAGSICSFPVVASGSKVGSNKYKFMVATTNEKYCPTIRDQVEDSKVPEGVKAVYEIVIDGVDEAAIKAATKAGIEAATKIDGVLLISAGNFGGNLGPFKFVLKDIL, from the coding sequence ATGGAATTAAACGGAGTACTTATCGAAGACGAGTACGCAGAAGCATTCCCCAACTGGGCATGCCGCGTCGTTATTACTGCAATCAACGAAAAGTGGGCCATCCAGGCAGCAACCGAAGCCACCGGCTTTGCAACCTCGGCCATCGGATGCCCCTGCGAAGCAGGCATCGAGCGCATTCTCGACCCCTCCGAGACTCCTGACGGACGTCCCGGTGTTGCAGTCATGTTCTTTGCCGGCGGCAAGAAGAAGCTCAAGGAGCAGGTCGTTGAGCGCCTTGCAGAGTGTGTACTGACCTCACCCACCACGGCTGTCTTCGATGGTATGCCGGAAGCTGAGGAACGCATCGATGTCAAACTCCACTTCTTCGGCGACGGTTACGAACACAAGATCGAAGTAGGTGGCCGCAACTGCTGGGCAATCCCCATCATGAACGGCGAATACATCGGCGAAGAAGAATTTGGTATTGTCAAGGGTATTGCAGGCGGCAACTTCTTCATCATGGGCGAGAGCGTCCCCGCGGCACTCATGGCAGCAGAAGCAGCCGTTGACGCCATTGCAAAAGAGGCAGGCAGCATCTGCTCCTTCCCGGTCGTTGCATCCGGCTCGAAGGTGGGCAGCAACAAGTACAAATTCATGGTTGCAACGACCAACGAGAAATACTGCCCAACCATCCGTGACCAGGTGGAAGACAGCAAGGTCCCCGAGGGAGTAAAGGCAGTCTACGAAATCGTCATTGACGGTGTCGACGAAGCGGCCATCAAGGCGGCGACGAAGGCAGGCATCGAGGCGGCAACCAAGATTGACGGCGTCCTTCTCATCAGTGCCGGCAACTTCGGCGGAAACCTTGGCCCATTCAAGTTTGTCCTGAAGGACATCCTCTAA
- a CDS encoding tRNA(Ile2) 2-agmatinylcytidine synthetase — protein sequence MVVLTPEEVKERFGPLFSRRLLVMVDERAQLAEIIEECRHRGSIEWDVMNRNRAGGAVRKITVEGSTMTITAKLGTHAAHFGAADAEIGGQALEGVEVDGDEVITRWAGIAGAGVGVAACLPQAPGVLRTEYASEEDLKVGGARANRANIILPRYEKVTIGIDDTDTKEEGATWVLASKCAEACTIPGVEYLNMRLIQLNPKVPNKTTNCVGSALNFAVRPEAVDDLCAFVRDFIQENSVSSDTGIAVYRGIELPFESSIKKRVKTEVLTKDVCEEEAARLGITYIDTCGGKGRIGALGAVLWANEGIEAAGLYGEHL from the coding sequence ATGGTTGTACTGACCCCGGAAGAAGTCAAAGAGAGATTCGGGCCCCTTTTTTCACGGCGGCTCCTGGTAATGGTCGATGAACGTGCACAACTTGCTGAGATCATCGAAGAGTGCCGTCACCGGGGTTCCATAGAATGGGATGTGATGAACAGGAATCGTGCCGGCGGAGCGGTCAGGAAGATCACCGTGGAAGGCTCGACAATGACGATCACCGCAAAACTGGGTACCCATGCGGCCCACTTTGGTGCGGCGGATGCAGAGATCGGCGGACAGGCCCTCGAAGGGGTCGAGGTTGACGGTGACGAGGTCATCACGCGCTGGGCAGGTATCGCCGGCGCCGGCGTGGGAGTTGCCGCATGCCTTCCCCAGGCGCCGGGTGTCCTTCGCACCGAATATGCAAGCGAAGAGGACCTGAAAGTCGGCGGAGCCCGTGCCAACCGTGCCAACATCATCCTCCCCCGCTATGAAAAGGTCACCATCGGCATCGACGACACCGACACGAAGGAGGAGGGGGCCACATGGGTGCTTGCAAGCAAATGTGCGGAGGCATGCACCATCCCGGGCGTCGAATACCTGAATATGCGCCTGATCCAGCTCAACCCGAAGGTTCCGAACAAAACGACGAACTGTGTCGGCTCTGCCCTCAACTTTGCGGTCCGCCCGGAGGCCGTCGATGACCTCTGCGCCTTTGTGCGTGATTTCATCCAGGAAAATTCGGTCAGCAGCGACACCGGGATCGCTGTTTACCGGGGAATCGAGCTGCCGTTCGAGTCCTCAATAAAGAAACGCGTGAAGACGGAGGTCCTCACCAAGGATGTCTGCGAGGAGGAGGCGGCACGCCTCGGGATTACATATATCGACACATGCGGCGGTAAGGGGCGTATCGGAGCACTCGGAGCAGTACTCTGGGCAAATGAAGGAATCGAAGCGGCAGGCCTCTATGGAGAACATCTCTGA
- the mmp11 gene encoding methanogenesis marker protein 11: MENISEPYAISYPDITAVADSEGTAVELIETFDCVGGALWAGHHYRKSPLVRDIRVLGNTQRFLLDTGCVDLELVGSHFPAGISAVEVTEDTIGISYRGMGGGGVGASVCRATAHGVLRADTDPSGGGREAGSRIWLPRRERVVIGIDDTDTPEEGATWTLAHNISRAVEDKATRYLSHTIVQLFPVPYRTKNCVGLACEFATTDAEGLITRFAALLEKYTLSEDTGMAAFRGFDPAPLRPFGWAVKRGEVSRSDLDAIRPLLDIRMEGRGIIGAAAAIPFATRYKEALELCTGDG, encoded by the coding sequence ATGGAGAACATCTCTGAACCATATGCGATATCCTACCCCGACATCACGGCGGTTGCGGACAGCGAAGGCACCGCGGTTGAACTTATCGAGACATTCGACTGTGTAGGCGGCGCCCTCTGGGCGGGCCATCACTACCGGAAAAGCCCCCTCGTCCGCGACATCAGGGTTCTTGGGAATACGCAGCGTTTTCTCCTCGATACAGGGTGTGTCGACCTCGAACTGGTGGGATCACACTTTCCTGCGGGAATCAGCGCGGTCGAGGTCACCGAGGATACCATCGGGATCTCCTACCGCGGCATGGGAGGCGGCGGCGTGGGTGCAAGTGTCTGCCGGGCAACGGCTCACGGTGTCCTGCGGGCGGATACCGATCCATCGGGCGGAGGACGTGAGGCTGGTTCGCGGATCTGGCTGCCCAGAAGGGAGCGGGTGGTAATCGGCATCGACGATACGGACACCCCCGAGGAGGGAGCCACATGGACCCTCGCTCATAACATTTCCCGGGCGGTGGAGGATAAGGCGACACGCTACCTCTCGCACACGATTGTTCAGCTCTTCCCGGTCCCGTACAGGACGAAAAACTGTGTCGGACTCGCATGCGAATTTGCCACCACCGATGCGGAGGGCCTCATCACCCGGTTTGCCGCTCTTCTTGAGAAGTACACCCTCTCGGAGGATACCGGAATGGCTGCATTCCGGGGATTTGATCCGGCCCCGCTTCGCCCCTTCGGATGGGCAGTCAAGAGGGGAGAGGTATCACGCAGCGACCTCGACGCCATCCGTCCGCTTCTCGATATCCGGATGGAGGGGAGAGGGATCATCGGCGCGGCGGCGGCCATTCCGTTTGCCACCCGCTATAAGGAGGCACTTGAACTATGCACTGGAGACGGCTAA
- a CDS encoding radical SAM protein yields the protein MHWRRLKAEILAHGGARPEGVPDRWRDRSTAGPGARGPGSYFFATDAGRVRVAVNPDSPLSLKVADDGTAVITGPDMQVKGWLEKVALHCPRQAYITLSEGCIFGCRYCAVPSGPGRYKTADDVETLVRTVLDRIDAISITSGVLGSVAADEARALVVVERVMQFGIPVGVSIYPTRETPRRLHDLGVAEVKFNVETATADLFAEMCPGLEYELIWEVLRESVALFGRNRVFSNVILGLGETDDEMAACIRRLTEMGVIPVIRPLTPAAGVAHLPRPGADRILHIADIQEEALAQAGLDPSQARTMCSACTGCDLVPGVDL from the coding sequence ATGCACTGGAGACGGCTAAAGGCCGAAATACTTGCACATGGCGGCGCACGCCCGGAAGGCGTGCCGGACCGGTGGAGAGACCGGTCGACTGCAGGTCCCGGTGCCCGGGGACCTGGAAGCTATTTTTTTGCCACCGATGCCGGACGGGTCCGGGTGGCAGTCAATCCCGACAGTCCGTTATCCCTGAAGGTCGCCGATGACGGAACGGCGGTGATCACCGGGCCGGACATGCAGGTGAAGGGATGGCTGGAGAAGGTCGCCCTTCACTGTCCCCGGCAGGCCTATATCACCCTCTCGGAGGGGTGCATCTTCGGGTGCAGGTATTGTGCTGTCCCGTCGGGGCCCGGTCGCTACAAGACCGCCGACGACGTCGAGACGCTCGTCAGAACCGTCCTCGACCGGATTGATGCCATATCGATTACGAGCGGGGTGCTCGGCTCCGTCGCAGCGGACGAGGCACGTGCGCTTGTGGTTGTCGAACGGGTGATGCAGTTTGGCATCCCGGTCGGAGTCTCCATTTACCCGACGCGGGAGACACCGCGACGCCTCCATGACCTGGGGGTGGCCGAGGTGAAATTCAATGTGGAGACTGCAACAGCCGATCTCTTCGCTGAGATGTGCCCCGGACTGGAGTATGAACTGATCTGGGAGGTCCTGAGAGAGTCCGTCGCTCTCTTTGGAAGGAACCGGGTCTTCTCCAATGTGATCCTGGGTCTCGGAGAGACCGACGACGAGATGGCGGCATGCATCCGCCGCCTGACGGAGATGGGAGTCATCCCGGTGATCCGCCCCCTGACGCCGGCGGCCGGGGTGGCCCACCTCCCCCGCCCCGGTGCGGACCGCATCCTGCATATAGCTGATATCCAGGAAGAGGCGCTCGCACAGGCGGGTCTCGACCCTTCACAGGCACGGACGATGTGTTCGGCATGTACCGGGTGCGACCTGGTACCGGGGGTGGATCTGTGA
- a CDS encoding thiamine pyrophosphate-dependent enzyme — MNGEATLSRALNAAADRWYAVPGYPVTGIADACRAEITVNEKVALEYALGDSLSGRRAAVIMKNVGLNACADTLVAAAVEGTRAGVVILAGDDEEVSGSQHAQDSRCYGKVAGVPVFSPRPDEFGEAVETAFRASEMFSRPAILRIASGMLTRPAGGVPLERKGIKKPRPDDRGLTMRGRSEAAEYRRMEMCIWASSSAPRYITYPPKVGSESGCTTIDISGDPPQTVHTRGYARTFCHDCPFLPVLGLMREREILPVCDIGCAVLAKNPPYSLCAASYSLGSSPAVAATSTGTALTGDYALLHSGINALIDIAEKERDLLLVVLANGTMGMTGGQRTPDILPYLSWADPIVCAADDIARIEEQLLSEKASRKGLRIICIVGECPPGAHHETVEC, encoded by the coding sequence GTGAACGGCGAAGCGACACTCTCACGGGCGCTCAATGCCGCAGCGGACCGGTGGTATGCGGTGCCGGGCTACCCGGTTACCGGGATTGCGGATGCCTGTCGGGCCGAGATTACGGTAAACGAGAAGGTCGCCCTCGAATACGCACTCGGGGACTCGCTCTCCGGCAGGCGGGCTGCCGTCATCATGAAAAACGTGGGGCTGAATGCCTGTGCCGATACGCTCGTTGCTGCAGCGGTGGAGGGAACCCGTGCAGGGGTGGTCATCCTCGCCGGTGACGATGAGGAGGTGAGTGGATCCCAGCATGCCCAGGACTCCCGCTGCTACGGCAAGGTGGCGGGAGTCCCGGTCTTCTCCCCCCGCCCGGATGAGTTTGGTGAGGCGGTTGAGACGGCATTTCGTGCCTCTGAGATGTTTTCCCGGCCTGCGATCCTCCGCATCGCCTCAGGGATGCTCACCCGGCCCGCGGGCGGGGTTCCGCTCGAACGAAAGGGCATCAAAAAACCACGTCCCGACGACCGGGGGCTCACCATGCGGGGTCGCTCAGAAGCGGCAGAATACCGGCGGATGGAGATGTGCATCTGGGCGTCATCCTCTGCCCCCCGCTATATCACCTACCCTCCAAAGGTCGGCAGTGAGAGCGGATGCACCACCATCGATATCAGCGGAGATCCGCCACAGACCGTCCACACACGCGGCTATGCCCGCACCTTCTGTCATGACTGTCCGTTTCTGCCGGTGCTGGGGCTGATGCGCGAGAGGGAGATCCTCCCCGTCTGCGACATCGGATGCGCCGTCCTTGCCAAAAATCCCCCCTATTCCCTCTGCGCCGCAAGCTATTCACTCGGCTCATCCCCCGCTGTGGCGGCAACGAGCACCGGCACTGCCCTTACCGGCGATTATGCCCTCCTCCATTCGGGCATCAACGCCCTCATCGATATTGCCGAAAAGGAGAGGGACCTCCTGCTGGTGGTTCTTGCCAACGGGACGATGGGGATGACCGGCGGCCAAAGAACACCCGATATCCTGCCATATCTTTCATGGGCAGACCCGATCGTCTGCGCGGCGGACGATATCGCCCGTATCGAAGAACAGCTACTTTCTGAGAAGGCTTCCCGGAAGGGGCTGCGTATCATCTGTATTGTGGGGGAGTGTCCCCCAGGAGCACATCATGAAACCGTGGAATGTTGA
- a CDS encoding homocitrate synthase family protein: MKPWNVEICDVTLRDGEQTPGVSFTCEEKMEIAAQIDAIGVEVIEAGFPVVSENEKACVRAVCNMGLDARVCCLSRALKQDVDAAIDCGVDLVSIFFATSDRHIRVKYRCSREEMTDQALGMIDYAHDHGIAVRFAAEDASRTDIDVLKDLYLRGAEHGAEYSGFADTVGYLTPLEMEAAMRDICSVVPNKVAVHCHNDMGCAAANTITAAACGAFQLHTTVNGIGERAGNAPLEEILVALRMKGGIDRYDLTGIPFLSELVQDHSGIRMMATKPVVGRNVFSHESGIHIAAILEDPETYEYILPEHVGRHRQFILGKHTGRKGLEHILQKTGTELTPEQIGWVLNRVKEISEGKCAVTQDVLLRVIEKAQEGTDDDTC; encoded by the coding sequence ATGAAACCGTGGAATGTTGAGATCTGTGATGTAACACTGCGAGACGGGGAGCAGACTCCCGGCGTCTCCTTCACCTGCGAAGAGAAGATGGAGATCGCTGCGCAGATAGATGCCATCGGCGTCGAGGTCATCGAGGCAGGCTTTCCTGTCGTATCGGAGAACGAAAAGGCATGCGTCCGTGCGGTCTGCAACATGGGACTCGACGCCCGTGTCTGCTGCCTCTCCCGGGCACTGAAGCAGGATGTGGATGCGGCCATCGACTGCGGCGTCGATCTCGTCAGTATCTTCTTTGCCACATCGGACCGTCACATCCGGGTCAAATACCGGTGCTCGCGAGAGGAGATGACGGACCAGGCCCTCGGCATGATCGATTATGCCCATGACCACGGCATCGCCGTCAGGTTTGCCGCTGAGGACGCTTCACGAACGGATATCGATGTCCTGAAGGATCTGTATCTCCGGGGTGCGGAGCACGGAGCGGAATACTCCGGGTTTGCCGATACGGTGGGATATCTCACCCCTCTCGAAATGGAAGCGGCCATGCGTGACATCTGTTCCGTCGTCCCGAACAAGGTCGCAGTGCACTGCCACAATGACATGGGGTGTGCCGCTGCAAATACCATCACCGCGGCGGCGTGCGGGGCATTCCAGCTGCATACAACCGTCAACGGGATTGGCGAACGGGCCGGAAACGCCCCGCTCGAGGAGATACTGGTCGCCCTCAGGATGAAGGGGGGCATCGATCGCTACGATCTCACCGGCATCCCCTTCCTCTCCGAGTTGGTCCAGGACCATTCGGGCATCAGGATGATGGCGACAAAACCGGTCGTCGGCAGGAACGTGTTCTCGCATGAAAGCGGCATCCATATCGCCGCCATACTCGAAGACCCGGAGACATACGAATACATCCTCCCCGAGCATGTCGGACGCCACCGCCAGTTCATTCTCGGGAAACACACCGGAAGAAAAGGGCTCGAGCACATCCTGCAGAAAACCGGTACCGAACTCACCCCCGAACAGATCGGCTGGGTCCTCAACCGCGTCAAGGAGATATCGGAAGGAAAGTGTGCGGTCACCCAGGATGTCCTCCTCAGGGTCATCGAAAAAGCGCAGGAGGGCACCGATGACGACACTTGCTGA
- a CDS encoding aconitase/3-isopropylmalate dehydratase large subunit family protein, which yields MTTLAERILDAPAGAYVDRNVDRAFAHDGTGVLALEAFREMGKKVPAYPERISILFDHLAPANNSQTATLQAELREFAIECGLHFSDVGEGICHQLMSEGQVLPGEIVVGADSHSCTAGAFGAFATGVGATDMAAIWAGGSTWFRVPETTGIHLEGTLAGCAEAKDIALTYVGRLGMDGATYRALEFTGEGAAGIPMDGRLTLSNMAIEAGAKTGLFYADAITRQYLAGYGHDVSEQVPDDPDYAEEITIDLADVAPVLSVPHRVDTVAEVTAYEGTPLDQVFVGTCTNGRYSDIERFASLVRGKKVKTRTIVVPASRDVLLRAGRAGLLTDLIEAGCIIGSPGCGPCLGMHMGVLGEGEVALSTANRNFRNRMGVGAEYYLGSVATAAASALAGEIRSPEVL from the coding sequence ATGACGACACTTGCTGAGCGCATTCTCGATGCCCCCGCAGGTGCCTATGTGGATCGGAACGTCGACCGGGCGTTTGCCCACGACGGGACCGGCGTCCTCGCCCTGGAAGCATTCCGTGAAATGGGAAAAAAGGTTCCGGCATACCCGGAGCGGATATCCATTCTCTTCGATCATCTCGCCCCGGCAAACAACAGCCAGACCGCGACCCTCCAGGCGGAACTGCGGGAATTTGCCATTGAGTGCGGCCTGCATTTCAGTGATGTCGGGGAAGGGATCTGCCACCAGCTGATGAGCGAGGGACAGGTGCTTCCGGGCGAGATCGTGGTCGGTGCCGACTCGCACTCCTGTACGGCAGGCGCATTCGGGGCCTTTGCCACCGGCGTGGGGGCGACCGACATGGCTGCCATCTGGGCCGGAGGCAGCACATGGTTCCGGGTGCCGGAGACGACCGGGATACATCTGGAAGGAACCCTTGCGGGCTGTGCCGAGGCAAAGGACATCGCCCTCACCTATGTGGGCCGGCTCGGGATGGACGGTGCGACCTACCGGGCCCTCGAGTTCACCGGCGAAGGAGCGGCAGGCATACCCATGGACGGGCGGCTGACGCTCTCCAACATGGCCATCGAAGCGGGGGCGAAGACCGGCCTCTTCTACGCCGATGCCATCACCCGGCAGTACCTCGCCGGCTACGGGCACGATGTTTCGGAGCAGGTGCCGGACGACCCGGACTATGCCGAAGAGATCACCATCGATCTTGCGGACGTCGCCCCGGTACTCTCCGTCCCGCACCGGGTCGATACCGTCGCAGAAGTGACAGCCTACGAGGGGACCCCCCTCGACCAGGTCTTTGTTGGGACCTGCACGAACGGGAGGTATTCGGACATCGAACGGTTTGCATCCCTTGTACGGGGTAAGAAGGTAAAGACCCGGACCATCGTGGTGCCGGCTTCCCGGGACGTCCTGCTCCGTGCCGGGCGGGCGGGCCTTCTCACGGACCTCATCGAGGCCGGGTGCATCATCGGGTCACCGGGCTGCGGCCCCTGCCTGGGGATGCATATGGGCGTCCTCGGGGAGGGCGAGGTGGCTCTCTCGACGGCCAACAGGAACTTCAGGAACCGGATGGGCGTCGGGGCAGAGTATTACCTCGGTTCGGTCGCAACAGCGGCTGCCAGTGCGCTCGCGGGTGAGATCCGTTCCCCGGAGGTGCTCTGA
- a CDS encoding LeuD/DmdB family oxidoreductase small subunit, translated as MEGTGHAVCLGPDVDTDLIIAGRYLRTKDRSIWAEHVLEDYDPALAPRLRGAVIVAGKNMGCGSSREQAPVALREAGVVAVIAPSFARIFFRNAINVGLPAIECDGLPCTGGECVSFSLDEGWVETGGIRYPARPLSGRMQEILDAGGLVNYWREKA; from the coding sequence ATGGAAGGAACGGGACACGCGGTCTGCCTCGGCCCTGACGTCGACACCGACCTCATCATCGCCGGACGGTATCTCCGCACGAAGGATCGCTCGATCTGGGCAGAGCATGTCCTCGAGGACTACGACCCCGCCCTTGCGCCGCGCCTGCGGGGGGCGGTCATCGTCGCAGGGAAGAACATGGGATGCGGGTCATCGCGAGAACAGGCACCGGTTGCCCTCAGGGAGGCGGGAGTGGTGGCGGTCATTGCCCCGTCCTTTGCCCGCATCTTCTTCAGGAACGCCATCAACGTCGGCCTTCCGGCCATCGAATGCGACGGTCTCCCCTGCACAGGTGGCGAGTGTGTCTCCTTCTCCCTTGACGAAGGGTGGGTGGAGACGGGAGGCATCCGCTACCCTGCACGCCCACTCTCCGGGCGGATGCAGGAGATCCTTGACGCGGGCGGCCTCGTGAACTACTGGAGAGAAAAGGCATGA
- a CDS encoding DUF7714 family protein has translation MIFPEECKQVGWAEGFPVGEKVYFLSRYLIHPVEDGFEIIAVTLSDTGGMMRDVVNATVLAGPGDVEMYPGRVNLHDRTRLIRLASASGHRGTIFTGHDEHTTFILDPVPEELTTVHIYDVSPPRPHLADTLRELEAAGLFGELGIRFEWHIADIAAVGADAYPCRAAGFSCTVDNDPLSGTERVAGCLTARQVLGECYRDAAFEFVNICPADAVDAEPFIARCCRSERSGIGEHNGYFGAVVHWGATPKTIADAVFGMIERWRGCQ, from the coding sequence ATGATCTTTCCGGAGGAGTGCAAACAGGTCGGATGGGCGGAAGGATTCCCCGTCGGCGAGAAAGTCTATTTTCTCTCCCGGTATCTCATCCACCCGGTGGAGGACGGGTTTGAGATAATCGCTGTGACCCTCTCTGATACCGGCGGGATGATGAGGGATGTCGTTAATGCAACGGTCCTTGCGGGACCCGGGGATGTGGAGATGTATCCCGGCAGGGTGAATCTCCATGACCGCACCCGCCTCATCCGTCTGGCGTCGGCATCGGGACACCGTGGTACGATCTTCACCGGTCACGACGAGCACACCACCTTCATCCTCGACCCTGTCCCGGAGGAGTTGACGACCGTGCATATCTACGACGTCTCACCACCACGCCCCCACCTCGCCGACACTCTCAGAGAGCTCGAGGCGGCAGGCCTCTTCGGGGAACTCGGTATACGCTTCGAATGGCATATTGCAGATATCGCGGCAGTCGGAGCCGATGCCTATCCCTGCCGGGCGGCGGGATTTTCCTGCACCGTGGACAACGACCCCCTATCCGGGACCGAACGGGTCGCCGGATGCCTCACCGCCCGCCAGGTTCTGGGGGAATGCTACAGGGATGCCGCATTCGAGTTCGTGAATATCTGCCCTGCCGACGCCGTCGACGCCGAACCCTTCATTGCCCGGTGCTGCCGCTCCGAACGAAGCGGCATCGGGGAACACAACGGCTACTTTGGCGCCGTCGTCCACTGGGGGGCCACCCCGAAGACGATTGCCGACGCCGTCTTTGGGATGATCGAACGGTGGAGGGGGTGCCAATGA
- a CDS encoding isocitrate/isopropylmalate dehydrogenase family protein, with protein MKVAVVEGDGIGREVIPVAHRVLATVRPDIDFFPVEVGYGKWARTGCACDADDIAALKSADAILFGAITTPPDPGYNSILLQIRKELDLYANVRPVKGEGFDILVVRENTEGLYSGIEWREEDRSCTVRVITVKGSRRIGRYAAGRVRGHGGHLTIGNKANVLKSDVLFREICIEEAIAAGVHWDTAFIDALTLDVLMHPARYDVIVTTNMFGDILSDAAGYLVGGLGLLPSANIGDRHALFEPVHGSAPDIAGTDRANPIAAVRSAAMLLDHAGDHENAVLIGTAIEDVLSLGIRTADMGGVAGTRAFGDALVRALIRRKNS; from the coding sequence ATGAAGGTCGCCGTCGTCGAGGGGGACGGCATCGGCCGCGAGGTGATCCCGGTCGCCCACCGGGTGCTTGCAACCGTACGTCCCGACATTGACTTCTTCCCCGTCGAGGTGGGATATGGGAAATGGGCCCGTACCGGATGTGCCTGTGATGCCGACGACATTGCCGCCCTGAAATCCGCGGACGCCATCCTTTTCGGGGCGATCACCACCCCGCCGGACCCCGGATACAACAGCATCCTCCTGCAGATCCGCAAGGAACTGGACCTCTACGCAAACGTCCGCCCGGTGAAGGGCGAAGGATTTGATATCCTTGTTGTCCGGGAGAATACGGAAGGGCTCTACTCGGGGATTGAATGGCGCGAGGAAGACCGGTCCTGCACCGTCCGGGTGATCACCGTGAAGGGAAGCCGGCGCATCGGACGATATGCCGCCGGGCGTGTGAGGGGGCACGGCGGGCACCTGACCATCGGCAACAAGGCAAACGTCCTCAAGTCCGATGTCCTCTTCAGGGAGATCTGCATCGAAGAGGCGATCGCAGCAGGGGTCCATTGGGATACCGCCTTCATAGATGCCCTCACCCTCGATGTCCTGATGCACCCGGCGCGATATGACGTGATCGTAACGACAAACATGTTCGGGGACATCCTCTCCGATGCCGCCGGGTACCTTGTGGGGGGCCTCGGCCTCCTCCCCAGCGCGAACATCGGCGACCGCCACGCTCTCTTCGAACCGGTGCACGGGAGCGCCCCCGACATCGCGGGGACCGACCGGGCAAACCCCATCGCCGCAGTCAGGAGTGCGGCAATGCTCCTCGACCATGCAGGAGACCATGAGAACGCCGTTCTCATTGGGACCGCCATCGAAGATGTCCTCTCCCTCGGGATCCGGACCGCGGATATGGGGGGCGTCGCCGGCACCAGGGCGTTCGGCGATGCTCTTGTGCGGGCCCTCATCCGGCGGAAGAATTCCTGA
- a CDS encoding deoxyribonuclease IV, whose translation MYMKVRIGCHVSIAGSLAAAIPRALKRECSTFQIFTRNPRGWQYKDIAEEDSAAFREAVAASGMNPVVAHMPYLPNLASPRDEVYDKSVTTLCAELERCHHLGIPYLVTHLGSTLGTPAEEGRERVVRALGAALNTHATEVTILLENTAGSKNTIGNRFDEIGSILDETGENNRLGICFDTCHAFAAGYDLRTSASVDAVMEECDDTVGSERIHLVHLNDAKADLGSGRDRHEHLGEGMIGPEGLAAVLRHRALHHLPFICETPVDDRRDDLGNIRYAVSLAEGTTGTGPL comes from the coding sequence ATGTATATGAAGGTTCGTATCGGGTGCCACGTCTCCATCGCGGGGTCCCTTGCCGCTGCCATCCCGCGTGCCCTGAAGAGGGAGTGCAGCACTTTCCAGATCTTTACCCGCAACCCGCGGGGCTGGCAATACAAGGACATCGCAGAGGAGGATTCCGCCGCCTTCAGGGAGGCGGTCGCCGCTTCGGGAATGAATCCGGTGGTCGCCCACATGCCCTATCTCCCCAACCTCGCCTCTCCCAGGGATGAGGTCTACGACAAATCCGTCACTACGCTCTGCGCGGAACTGGAGCGTTGCCACCACCTCGGCATCCCGTATCTCGTTACGCACCTCGGCAGCACGCTCGGGACCCCGGCAGAAGAGGGTCGGGAGCGTGTTGTCCGGGCACTCGGTGCAGCACTCAACACCCATGCAACGGAGGTCACCATTCTTCTCGAAAACACCGCCGGCTCAAAGAACACCATCGGAAATCGATTCGATGAAATCGGGAGCATATTAGACGAAACCGGCGAAAATAACCGGCTCGGCATATGTTTTGACACCTGCCATGCCTTCGCCGCCGGCTACGACCTGAGAACCTCCGCTTCGGTGGATGCGGTGATGGAGGAATGTGACGACACAGTGGGAAGTGAGAGAATCCATCTCGTTCACCTGAACGATGCAAAGGCGGACCTCGGGTCCGGGCGCGACCGTCACGAACACCTGGGCGAAGGCATGATCGGACCGGAGGGCCTTGCGGCGGTTCTGCGGCATCGCGCTCTCCACCATCTCCCCTTCATCTGCGAGACACCCGTTGACGACCGCCGGGATGATCTCGGCAATATCCGGTACGCCGTCTCTCTTGCAGAGGGGACGACCGGCACCGGGCCACTGTGA